A stretch of the Lepus europaeus isolate LE1 unplaced genomic scaffold, mLepTim1.pri SCAFFOLD_3_1, whole genome shotgun sequence genome encodes the following:
- the LOC133755333 gene encoding zinc finger protein 665-like: MLQVMIAFEDLAVYFTWEEWQKMNNAQKTLYRDVMLETYSSLFSLGHCITKPDLIFKLEQGEEPWMVDKCLNQSLSVVMKMDDLIKINLESQDKNLNQDFMKNNKTSAHKRVELRKTLSLNSSHIPTMIIKKGIYSGLKPEECNKCHTVYPHSGPDQLQAGEKFDNTKIPGKSLQFCEPLSQYDNIHIMKQPFGPTGQAKVFTRKMFCKSERVHMAENCNKSTVTFGKATQIEKAIHENSSLNMHQQTHTRKKFFKYIKYVEPVIHQSHLAINHRLNTREKLYTCNPCGKSLSINSPYECNDCGKDFGQKSVLRKCQQIHTGEKSHECSDCGKAFTQKSYLINHQQIHTGEKLYKCLHCGRGFLWKSALIRHQRIHTGEKPHECNDCGKAFGCKSHLRKHQRIHTGGKPHKCNDCGKAFGRKSALIIHQRIHTGEKPHECNDCGKAFGHKSSLIRHQRIHTGENPHECNDCGKAFGCKSYLINHQRIHTGEKPHECNDCGKAFGYKSELINHQRIHTGQKPHECNDCGKAFGYKSHLTIHQRIHTGEKPHKCNDCGKAFGQKSQLIIHQRIHTGEKPHECNDCGKSFGHKSYLMKHQRIHTGEKPHECNDCGKAFGYKSELINHQRIHTGQKPHECNDCGKAFGQKSYLTIHQRIHTGEKPHQCNDCGKAFGHKSHLIRHQQIHTGQKPHKCNDCGKAFGHKSSLIIHQRIHTGEKPHQCNDCGKAFGCKSDLMKHQQIHTGEKPHECNDCGKAFGQKSYLTIHQRIHTGEKPHKCNDCGKAFGQKSQLIIHQRIHTGEKPHECNDCGKAFGYKSDLINHQRIHTGEKPHQCNDCGKAFGRKSNLTIHQRIHTGQKPHECNDCGKSFGQKSHLIIHQRIHTGEKPHKCNDCGKAFGHKSHLIVHQRIHTGEKPHECNDCGKAFGRKSGLIVHQQIHKREKPQECNGDGKAFG; encoded by the exons atgttacaggtgatgatagcatttgaagacctggctgtgtactttacctgggaggaatggcagaaaatgaacaatgctcagaaaaccctgtacagagatgtgatgctggagacctacagcagcctcttctccttgg ggcactgcattaccaaacctgacttaatcttcaagttggagcaaggagaagAGCCATGGATGGTGGACAAATGCTTGAATCAGAGCCTTtcag tggtcATGAAAATGGATGACCTGATTAAGATcaacctggaaagtcaggacaaaaatctgaatcaggattttatgaaaaataacaagacatcagctcacaagagagttgaattaagaaaaacccTTAGTTTAAATTCAAGCCATATTCCAACAATGATTATTAAAAAGGGAATCTATTCAGGATTGAAGCCTGAGGAATGCAATAAATGTCACACTGTGTATCCCCACAGTGGGCCTGATCAACTACaggctggagagaaatttgataaCACTAAGATACCTGGAAAatctctccagttctgtgagcctcTTAGTCAGTATGACAATATTCACAtcatgaagcagccatttggacccactggacaagcaaaagtcttcacaagaaagatgttctgtaaatctgagagggttcatatggcagaaaactgtaataaatcaactgtcacttttggaaaagcaactcaaatagaaaaagctatccatgaaaattctagcctcaatatgcatcaacaaactcacacaagaaagaaattttttaagtaCATTAAGTATGTTGAACCTGTCATTCACCAGTCACATCTTGCAATAAATCACAGACTAAATACAAGGGAAAAACTTTACACATGTAACCCTTGTGGAAAATCACTCAGTATTAattcaccttatgaatgtaatgactgtggaaaagactTTGGACAAAAATCAGTCCTCAGGAAATGTCaacaaattcacacaggagagaaatcaCATGAATGTAgtgattgtggaaaagcctttacacaaaagtcatacctcataaaccatcagcaaattcacacaggggagaaactttaTAAATGCCTTCATTGTGGAAGAGGCTTTCTGTGGAAGTcagccctcatcagacaccagagaattcacacaggggagaaacctcatgaatgtaatgactgtggaaaagcctttggatgcaagtcaCACCTCAggaaacatcagcgaattcacacaggggggaaacctcataaatgtaatgactgtggaaaagcatttggacgaaagtcagccctcatcatacaccagagaattcacacaggggagaaacctcatgaatgtaatgactgtggaaaagcctttggacacaagtcaagcctcatcagacaccagagaattcacacaggggagaatcctcatgaatgtaatgactgtggaaaagcctttggatgcaagtcatacctcataaaccatcagcgaattcacacaggggagaaacctcatgaatgtaatgactgtggaaaagcctttggatacaAGTCAGAActcataaaccatcagcgaattcacacagggcagaaacctcatgaatgtaatgactgtggaaaagcctttggatacaAGTCACACCTCaccatacaccagagaattcacacaggggagaaacctcataaatgtaatgactgtggaaaagcatttggacaaaagtcacaGCTCAtcatacatcagcgaattcacacaggggagaaacctcatgaatgtaatgactgtggaaaatcctttggacacaagtcatacctcatgaaacatcagcgaattcacacaggggagaaacctcatgaatgtaatgactgtggaaaagcctttggatacaAGTCAGAActcataaaccatcagcgaattcacacagggcagaaacctcatgaatgtaatgactgtggaaaagcatttggacagaAGTCATACCTCaccatacaccagagaattcacacaggggagaaacctcatcaatgtaatgactgtggaaaagcctttggacacaagtcacacctcatcagacaccagcaaattcacacaggacagaaacctcataaatgtaatgactgtggaaaagcctttggacacaagtcaagcctcatcatacaccagagaattcacacaggggagaaacctcatcaatgtaatgactgtggaaaagcctttggatgcaagtcagacctcatgaaacatcagcaaattcacacaggggagaaacctcatgaatgtaatgactgtggaaaagcatttggacagaAGTCATACCTCaccatacaccagagaattcacacaggggagaaacctcataaatgtaatgactgtggaaaagcatttggacaaaagtcacaGCTCAtcatacatcagcgaattcacacaggggagaaacctcatgaatgtaatgactgtggaaaagcctttggatacaagtcagacctcataaaccatcagcgaattcacacaggggagaaacctcatcaatgtaatgactgtggaaaagcctttggacgcaaGTCAAACCTCaccatacaccagcgaattcacacagggcagaaacctcatgaatgtaatgactgtggaaaatcctttggacaaaagtcacacctcatcatacaccagagaattcacacaggggagaaacctcataaatgtaatgactgtggaaaagcctttggacacaagtcacacctcatcgtacaccagagaattcacacaggggagaaacctcatgaatgtaatgactgtggaaaagcctttggacgaaagtcaggcctcatcgtacaccagcaaattcacaaaaGGGAGAAACCTCAAGAATGTAATGGCGATGGAAAGGCCTTTGGATGA